tcggggccgagtgtgttcggggccgagtgtgtttggggagtggggccgagtgtgttcggggccgagtgtgtttggggagtggggccgagtgtgtttggggagtggggccgagtgtgttcggggccgagtgtgtttggggagtggggccgagtgtgtttggggccgagtgtgtttggggagaggggccgagtgtgttcggggccgattgtgttcggggccgagtgtgtttggggccgagtgtgtttggggagtggggccgagtgtgtttggggagtggggccgagtgtgttcggggccgagtgtgttcggggccgattgtgttcggggccgagtgtgtttggggccgagtgtgtttggggagtggggccgagtgtgttcggggccgagtgtgttcggggccgagtgtgttcggggccgagtgtgttcggggccgagtgtgttcggggagagcgGGGCAGCAGTGATGTCAGGAACGAGGGGGTGGCGGGTGCAATGTGAGGTAAAGGAAGGAAGAGTGAggaagtgggacaggcagcatctctggaaagaaggaaagggtgacattcttgggttgagacccttcagggcagagggaaccgagagatggagactctcagtctgaagaaatgatctgctgagttactccagcactttgtgcctatcttagtgTGTATTAGATGACCATGAcacgggtccaaacctctccttggGGCCAGGCAACGCTCCCCCGACTGACGACccgcatccacacacacacacacacatacacacacacacacacacacgtacccgcacacacacacacacgtacccgcacacacacacacacacacgcacacacacacaaatacacacacacatacacacatacacacacatacacacacacacacacatacacatacatacacacagtgagtgtgtgtgtgtgtgcttggggGGATGTACGGACCagaggggaggggttacagagacaaaGAATATTCATCTTATTTCTTCATTGCTTTCAAATAAAATGAAATACTTTATTCCTTTGAATACCAAATAACATTGGTAaggcaatagatcgggtagacgcacagagtctcttgtccagagtaggggaatcaaggaccagaggacacaggtttaaggtgagagggggaaagatgaaaggtttaatgggaacatgaggggtaacttttccacacagagagtggtgggtgtatggaacgagctgccggaggaggtagttgaggcagggactatcgcaacgtttaggagacacttggacaggtacacggataggacaggtttgggaggatatgggccaaacgcgggcgggtgggactagtgtagatgggacatgttgggcaagttgggccgaagggcctgattccgtgctgtatctctaaactaaactagtgtgtgaacgggcgatcgctggtcggcgaagaatcatagaaacatagaaacatagaaaataggcgcaggaggaggctattcggcccttcgagccagcaccgccattcattgtgatcatggctgatcatccacaatcagtaacctgtgcccaacttctccccatatcccttgatcccactagcccctagagctctatctaactctctcttaaatccatccagtgatttggcttccactgccctctgtggcggagaattccacaaattcacaactctctgtgtgaaaaagttccttctcacctcagttttaaatggcctcccctttattctaagactgtggcccctggttctggactcgcccaacatcgggaacatttttcctgcatctagcttgtccagttcttttataattttatatgtccctataagatcccctctcatccttctaaactccagtgaatacaagcctagtcttttcaatctttcctcatatgacagtcccgccatcccagggatcaatctcgtgaacctacgctgcactgcctcaattacaaggatgtccttcctcaaattaggagacccaaactgtacacaatactccagatgtggtcttaccagggccctatacaactgcagaagaatacTCCCAtaatgaaatcctcttgttatgaaggccaacatgccattagctttcttcactgcctgctgtacctgcacgccaactttcagtgtctggtgtacaaggacacccaggtctcgctgcacttcccccttatctaacctgacaccattgagataataatctgcctccttgtttttgtcgccaaagtggataacctcacatttatctacagtatactgcatctgccacgcatctgcccactcactcaacctgtccaggtcaccctgcaacctcctaacatcctcttcgcagttcacactgccacccagctttgtgtcatccgcaaacttgctagtgttgcttctaattccatcatctaaatcattaatatatatggtaaacagttgcggccccaacaccgagccttgcggtactccactcgccactgcctgccattctgaaaaggacccgtttactcctactctttgcttcctgtctgacaaccaattctctatccatgtcaacaccctacccacaataccatgtgctctcattttaatcaccaatctcctatgtgggaccttatcaaaggctttctgaaagtctagatacattacatccactggctccccttcatccattttacttgtttttcctcaaaaaattccagaagattagtcaagcatgatttccctttcataaatccatgctgacttggacttatccttttaccactatcctaatgcaccattattacctctttaatcattgactccagcatcttccccacccccaattgtcagactaactggtctgtaattccccgttttctctctcgctcctttcttgaaaggttggataacattagctatcctccaatccacaggaacggatcctgaatctattgaacattggaaaatgatcaccaatgcgtccactatttctagagccacctccctgagtaccctgggatgcagaccatcaggcccaggagatttatcaaccttcagtcccatcagtctacccaatactatttctcgcctaatgtaaatttctttcagttcctctatcccccaagatcctctgtcctctagtacagctgggagattgtttgtgtcgtccttagtgaagacagatccaaagtacctgttcaactcttctgccatttccttgttacccataataatttcacccgtgtctgccttcaagggacccacatttgtctttgctactctttttctcttaacatttctaaagaagcttttactgtccttctttatattcttggccagcttcccctcgtacttcatcttttcagcctgtattgcccgttttgttaccttctgttgtcctttgaaagtttcctaatcctctggcttccagctactctttgctgtgttatacatcttttcttttagttttattccatccctaacttcccttgtcagccacggttgcctcttactccccttagaatctttcttcctctttggaatgaaatgatcctgcatcttccggattatgcccagaaatccctgccatcgctgttccaccatcaatcctgttaggatccctttccagtcgaccttggccagctcctctctcatgccttcatagtcccctttgttcaactgcaacactgacacttccgatttaaccttctccctctcaaattgcaggttaaaactaatcatattatgatcactacctccaagtggctCCTTTACCTCGAAGTCTCTGATCAAATCTGGtttattggacaacactaaatccagaattgccttttccctggtaggctccagcacaagctgctctaagaatccatctcggaggcactctacaaactctctttcttggggtccagaaccaacctgattttcccagtctacctgtatattgaaatcccccatcaccacagtggcattacctttgttacatgccagctttaactcctgctgcaacttacaccctacatctggtgggccgaagggcctgtttccacgcaatagTGCTAAAGTCAACAAATCCTGGATTCCCACTGGGTCTTGCAAGTCCATCGGTTAACTGGTGCAATCCTACACCCCaatgaggaacaccacctcatattccacaAGGTCATCATTtctagtagaatgaggccatttggcccatcaagtccactccaccattcaatcgtggctgttctatctctccctcctaatcccattcacctgcccggtctccataaccactgacacccgtactaatcaagaatctatctatctctgccttaaaaatgcccactgacttggcctccactgctgactgtggcagagaatcccccagattctcccacctccttcccaaaggaacgtccttgagttctgaggctgtgccctctggtcctagactcaaccactagtggaaacatcctctccacatccactctatccaggcctttcactattctgtacatttcaatgaggtcccccctcgttcttctaaactccagcgagtacaggcccagtgccgacaagcaTCGTCGTCAGTTGATTGTGCAAGTTGGATCTGGGACGGTTCTctctgctctcctctcctctcctctcctattCACACCCCGCTCTCGGCCAAGccttcccaccttcccctccccgccccatgcgtcccctcccctctatccccttTCCCCTTTAGCAGCCCGGACTTGCCACCACTCCAGGCAGAAGCCCCGGCCCGCATGGTGGCCCGGAACCCCTCGGTGGTGTAGTAGTAAACCAAAGGGTCCAGGCAGCAGTTGGTTCCGGAGAGAAGGACGGTGAGCTGGAGTGCCTGGCGGAGTTGTTTCTGGGAATGTGGAGCAAGGGGGGCCAACTCTGAGCGGGACAAGGCGTACACTCCCAGGGCCAGGTTGTACGGGACGAAGCAGGCTACGAAGATCAGCGCGTTGGCTAGGAGCAGTAAGATGGTCTTCTTCCTTCTTCTCCTGCTCCCACCCGCCCTCTCGCCCTGCTCCCCCGTGCCGGTCCCAGCCAGAGCCCCCAGGATCCGCACGGAGCAGTAAAGGACGGCGGAGAGGGGTAGGAGGAATCCCAGGGTCTCGGCCAGCACCACCAGGGGAAGGAGCTTCTTCTTCCAGGCCACCCCGGAGAAGCTCTCGAAGCAACGCACCTCCACCTGGCTGCTGTTGGCACCCAGGCAGCGGCTGGTGTCGTGGGCTAGGGCCACTGGCACTGAGCCAAGGACGATCAGGGCCCAGACTGCCCCACACACCTTCCAGGCCAGCCATGGCCGCCGGAAAGGCCGGGATCGCAGTGGATGAGCCAGCGCCAGGAACCGGTCAACGTTGATGGCAGCCAGGAAGAGGCAGCTGCCGTACATGTTGAGCTGGAAGAGGGAGCCAGCCAGTTGGCATGGGACATCGCCCAGGTTCCACAGGTGGTTGGCGTAGTAGTAAAGCCGAAGGGGCAGTGCCAGGGTGAACAGCAGGTCGCACACTGCCAGGTTGGTCATGTAGATGGTCACCACCGAGCGGAGACGGAGAACTCTGAGGAAGAACCACAGGGAGATGACATTGAGAGGCAGGCCCAGGGCAAGAACTGCTCCATGCCATGCCAACTGGAGATGGTGCATTTTATCATGGTCCTTGCACTGGGGCAAAGGCTCCGTCTCGTTGCTCCAGTCCATGTCTCCCAATCCTGGTGCTCAATCTCCTCTGTCACCCTCTCCCACCGTGTCCACGACAAAAGGTCCAGAGACGGGCAGAAGGTCCTTCCTGGAGCgcagggagaagagagaagagaagaTGAGGTTTTGtaagggggtgggagatgggtggaggagaggagaggagaggagaggagaggagaggagaggagaggagaggagaggagaggagaggagaggagaggagaggaggacatgggaggagatgggagaagagcagaggggaggagagaaggagaggagaggggatgggaggaaaggagagaggaggaggaggggatgggaggagaggagatgagaggggtaggcaatagacaataggtacaggagtagaccatttggcccttcgaggacaggggaagagagtggatgggaggagaagggaggggagaggatgagatgACAGGGGAGGAGAGGCGagaagaggggatgggaggagaggagaggggatgggaggagagcagaggggaggggaggggagaggcctatcgagtccactccaccattcaatcatggctgatcaatctctccctcctaaccccattcacctgtcttcccccataacccctaacacccgcactaatcaagaatctatctatctctgccttaaatatatccactgacttggcctccaccgccgcctgtggcaaagaatcccacagattcaccgccctttggctaaagaaattcctcctcatctactccctaaaggaatgccctctggtccgagactctcccactagtggaaacatccgtgggcggcacggtggcgcagcggtagagttgctgccttacagcgaatgcagcgccggagactcaggttcaatcctgactacgggcgccacctgtacggagtttgtacgttctccccgtgacctgtgtgggttttctccgacatcttcggtttcctcccacactccaaagacgtacaggtttgtaggttaattggctgggtaaatgtaaaaattgtccctagtgggtgtaggatagtgttagtgtgtggggatcgctgggcggcgcggacctggtgggccgaagggcctgtttctgtgctgtatctccaaatctaaatctaacaaaaaaatcctctccacatccactctatccaggcctttcactatccttctaaactccagcgagtacaggcccagtgccgacaaatgttcatcatatcccactcattcctgggattgttcttgtaaacctcctctggacctcagatttggtgcccaaaactgctcacaatactccaaatgtggcctgaccagcgccttgtcgagcctcagcattacatctcagcATTACATGCCAAATTTCAGCAGATGTTTGACATGTCCCAAACAACTCTCACTACCTtcgacagatgcgccgtagaacgcattttatcgggatgcatcacagcacagttTGGAAACAACTCCATCCGAGACCCgcaggaaatagaaacatagaaacatagaaaataggtgcaggagcaggccattcggccctttgggccagcaccgccattcaatatgatcatggctgatcatctaaaatcagtaccccgttcctgctttctccccaatcccttgattccattagccctctgagctaaatctaactctctctggaaaacatccaaagaattgaccttcactgccttctgtggcagagaatctgggtgaaaaaggtttttcctcatctcagtcctaaatggctgaccccttattcttagtggtccctggttctggacatcgggaacatgtttcctgcatctagtctgtccaatcctttaagaattttatatgttgctataagatcccctctcatccatctaaattccagtgaatagaagcccagtcgacccattctttcatcgtatgtcagtcccgtcatcctcgtgaacctacgctgcactccctcaatagcaagaatgtccttcctcaaattaggagaccaatactgcacacaatactccaggtgtggtctcaccagggccctgtacaactgcagtaggacctccttgctcctaaactc
This genomic stretch from Rhinoraja longicauda isolate Sanriku21f unplaced genomic scaffold, sRhiLon1.1 Scf000123, whole genome shotgun sequence harbors:
- the LOC144590086 gene encoding lysophosphatidic acid receptor 5-like; the encoded protein is MDWSNETEPLPQCKDHDKMHHLQLAWHGAVLALGLPLNVISLWFFLRVLRLRSVVTIYMTNLAVCDLLFTLALPLRLYYYANHLWNLGDVPCQLAGSLFQLNMYGSCLFLAAINVDRFLALAHPLRSRPFRRPWLAWKVCGAVWALIVLGSVPVALAHDTSRCLGANSSQVEVRCFESFSGVAWKKKLLPLVVLAETLGFLLPLSAVLYCSVRILGALAGTGTGEQGERAGGSRRRRKKTILLLLANALIFVACFVPYNLALGVYALSRSELAPLAPHSQKQLRQALQLTVLLSGTNCCLDPLVYYYTTEGFRATMRAGASAWSGGKSGLLKGKGDRGEGTHGAGRGRWEGLAESGV